The following are encoded together in the Kwoniella europaea PYCC6329 chromosome 1, complete sequence genome:
- a CDS encoding trimethyllysine dioxygenase, giving the protein MIRQRVPQLIRAARRSFCPGRIPCSRSLTTSRASLNESDGVSSNARVGRPQDISPRASNIPTISSDESRTKVSWPDGRETTFDNYFLFDHCRCPKCFHQQTKQRLKTLSEIPTDIHPTSVEVDKTGVHLTWSTSDSHKSSFPLEFLRRSAYDPPLASYRDEKESRILWNSQIEQSPPSVRYTDIMSTEKEGDTSGRAILKLLNRVHDFGFCFINDVPATGEETKEVIEKVAPIRNTHYGGFWQFTADLSHGDLAYSNEGLPAHTDTTYFTDPSGLQIFHLLSHPSPPGTGGATLLVDGFYTAHLLSTLYPTSYSLLSRLRIPAHASGTEGTMLRPPLSQPSFRHDEKGQLVQVRWNNEDRGVIGQGWTPDEVKGWYQAARRYDELNRSEDAEYWVQLKPGTVLVIDNWRVMHGRSAFTGSRTMCGAYVGADDWLSRRAALTKKYEIRKKSILDEDWSVGW; this is encoded by the exons ATGATCAGACAGCGTGTCCCTCAGCTTATAAGAGCAGCTCGACGATCATTCTGTCCTGGTCGGATACCCTGCTCACGTAGTCTGACCACTTCTCGTGCGTCTCTAAACGAATCCGACGGTGTATCATCCAACGCTCGTGTTGGAAGACCACAGGATATATCCCCTCGAGCGAGTAATATCCCTACTATATCATCTGATGAGAGTAGAACCAAAGTCTCGTGGCCCGATGGAAGGGAAACTACATT TGACAATTACTTCTTGTTCGATCATTGTCGATGTCCGAAATGCTTCCACCAGCAGACAAAGCAGCGGCTAAAGACACTCAGCGAG ATACCAACAGATATTCATCCTACTTCAGTGGAAGTCGACAAAACCGGCGTACACCTAACATGGTCAACATCCGATTCTCATAAATCGTCCTTTCCCTTGGAATTCCTTAGAAGATCAGCATATGATCCTCCGCTAGCTTCATACAGGGATGAAAAGGAGAG TCGTATACTGTGGAATTCTCAGATAGAACAATCTCCGCCGTCGGTTCGATATACCGATATCATGAGTACCGAGAAGGAGGGTGATACCAGTGGAAGGGCGATTTTGAAACTGCTCAATCGAGTG CACGATTTTGGATTCTGCTTTATCAACGATGTGCCAGCTACAGGCGAAGAGACAAAGGAAGTGATAGAGAAAGTTGCACCTATACGTAACACGCact ATGGTGGTTTCTGGCAGTTCACCGCTGATCTCAGTCATGGTGATCTTGCCTACTCCAACGAAGGTCTACCCGCTCATACGGATACAACATACTTTACCGATCCATCCGGTTTACAgatatttcatcttctctctcaccCCTCACCACCAGGTACAGGAGGTGCAACTCTACTCGTAGATGGATTTTACACCGCTCATTTACTTTCTACCCTTTATCCAACTTCTTATTCACTCCTCTCTCGATTGAGGATACCTGCTCATGCATCTGGAACTGAAGGCACGATGTTGAGACCACCTCTCAgtcaaccttctttcagaCACGATGAGAAAGGTCAATTGGTCCAGGTAAGGTGGAATAACGAAGATAGAGGTGTGATAGGTCAGGGCTGGACACCTGATGAAGTAAAGGGATGGTATCAGGCTGCTAGGAGATATGATGAGTTGAATAGAAGTGAGGATGCTGAGTATTGGGTACAATTAAAACCTGGGACTGTCTTAG TCATCGATAATTGGAGAGTCATGCATGGAAGATCAGCTTTCACAGGATCAAGGACAATGTGCGGTGCCTATGTAGGTGCGGATGATTGGTTATCTCGCCGTGCAGCTCTGACAAAGAAATACGAGATACGTAAGAAAAGTATCCTTGATGAAGATTGGAGTGTCGGTTGGTAA